Proteins encoded within one genomic window of Bacillus thuringiensis:
- a CDS encoding VOC family protein: MVQIHPKTRIGHVEFKVIDLERQIAFYENVVGLEVIKQEENKAYLSGKGGKNTLLVLEKLEDGVLQEPRTTGIYHVAFLVPTREAFASALFGVIRNKNVIDSPAEQEGRYTYSNEILPISRFNSASDHTYSEAFYLQDLEGNGIEIYADRPRDQWGEGPGGSTPLDLKELATLFDYELDGLPANTVVGHVHLRIADVEESHEFYVETVGFEVQQREEDCLFISAGGYHHHIGANTWNGVNNPHPPAHATGLKVYTIILPHREALDEVKERLIEKQHEINETINGFTVVDPSGITVQFEIEAV; this comes from the coding sequence ATGGTACAAATTCATCCGAAAACACGTATTGGTCATGTTGAATTTAAGGTGATAGATTTAGAACGTCAAATTGCCTTTTATGAGAATGTTGTAGGCTTAGAAGTAATTAAGCAAGAGGAGAATAAAGCATATTTATCTGGAAAAGGTGGAAAGAACACATTACTTGTTCTTGAAAAGTTAGAAGACGGGGTGCTGCAAGAGCCGCGTACGACTGGTATATATCATGTAGCCTTTTTAGTTCCGACTCGTGAGGCTTTTGCTTCGGCATTGTTTGGTGTAATTCGTAATAAGAACGTAATTGATAGCCCAGCTGAGCAAGAGGGGCGTTATACATATTCAAATGAAATTTTACCAATTTCAAGGTTTAATAGTGCAAGTGATCATACGTATAGCGAAGCGTTTTATTTACAAGATTTAGAGGGAAATGGTATAGAAATTTATGCAGACCGTCCGCGCGATCAATGGGGAGAAGGACCGGGAGGAAGTACCCCGCTTGATTTAAAAGAATTAGCAACGCTCTTTGATTATGAGCTTGATGGATTACCTGCTAATACTGTCGTTGGGCACGTACATTTACGAATAGCTGATGTAGAGGAATCACACGAGTTTTATGTAGAAACAGTCGGTTTTGAAGTGCAACAGCGTGAAGAGGATTGCCTATTCATTTCAGCCGGCGGTTATCATCATCATATTGGTGCAAATACGTGGAACGGAGTAAACAACCCGCATCCGCCAGCACATGCAACGGGACTTAAGGTATATACAATTATATTACCGCATAGAGAAGCTTTAGATGAAGTGAAAGAAAGATTAATAGAAAAGCAGCATGAAATAAATGAAACTATAAATGGGTTTACAGTAGTAGACCCAAGTGGTATTACAGTCCAATTTGAAATAGAAGCAGTATAA